The Anopheles moucheti chromosome 3, idAnoMoucSN_F20_07, whole genome shotgun sequence genome contains the following window.
ctcCCTTTTAATTAAACCATACTAATACTACTACAACATCATCATTCACTTTTAAAATGCGCTAAAATCTcacaaaaaaacggatgaTCTCCCTAGTAAGCAACTATATATGCGCCTTAGGCATTCACGCAGCCTACGCGACCGAAACTGTCGGACCATGCGcaatggtggtggaaaacaGTGTCAACACCTAACACACGATCATTACTATACCTAGAGAAACATGCTTACAAATAATCAATAGAAATATGCAATAAAAACGATTTCCTTTCCTTATTTTGTTGTGCAAAAATGCGTGTAAAATCTTACTGGCGTGTGCACCACATGGGCGCTTCAGGAAAGTATCCTTATAAAAGGGAGAGAGACAAAGGAAGAGAGAAGCTGATAGGAGCAAACTTGGgacgattgttttgttttgttttaatcgaGTCTTTACCAATAGCTGCAGTTAGTTTGCCAACAAGGAGGACTATTGCATGGAATGCTTGTAATCCGCGATTTTCGTTAAATATTGTGGCTAAGTTAGGATTCTTTTTGCTGGAATGTCGTGTGCTCTCTCTATATGCGCTCCCTTGGGAGAAAGTAATAATTTCTATCCTTTCCTTATCGATTACGAATTGTTGAGAATTATCGTGCAACTGTGTAGGCTTGTGCTTGTGCAACGCATGTCCCTTTTGCTTAGGTAGATGTAACGCCTTTTCTTGCAACGAGTAAGTTCAGGACGGGGTTTTTGCGTATGTAACTAACGGCCTTTTTGTGCGTCACCATGGTAAAATCGTATCCGTTACATTGCAAAATTTTGTCGTGCATCCGTAAGCCCGATTTGGCCGCTGGGCTACCTTCGTGGACCTCGGTTACGTAGATTCCCTGACCGAAAAGAGTGGGGGAAAGAGATAACAATCGTTGTTAATGTACTTAATTCCGCATTTGGATAGGATCATACTCACATAATCCGTATAACCCTGGGGACTTTTTCGGAAATCCTGATCAATGCCTCCGCCGATTTTAAACCCACATTTCAATACCTCTCGACCCTCCTCGTCAATGTCCTTCTCTTTGTGTAACGTTATGGGAATCTGGAAAAGAATTCAATCGTAACATAACATTAGTAAACCCATGCTAACAGTGGAAGTTTGCGGAACGAATTATGATGGGTGGTCGATacacaacagcacaaaaatcAGACCTCATTTTACGGCCGTTTGAACGTATTTGAACGAATTGTTTACACATCAATTGACACACACAGCGCCCATCGAACCTTGGCGAAGGTCAATCGGAACGCCCTTCCAAAGCCATTTGGTTGCGGACGGTCCCGGAGGTTATCTTGCACGAATGCAACTGGATCCCAACAGTTCATGACCAAGGTGCAATTTAGATTACCCATCCGTTCCGCACAAGGGTCAAGGGAACGCAAAGCGGAACTTCGGGCGAAAGGTTAACTTACGCTCAAACATTCCATGGCCGTGCCTGCCTGGTGCTGGAACGCTTTCTTTGCCATGCTGCGACCGTTCCCGAGGTAGTTGCTTTGTTGCACCAAGTACACAAATTGACTGGCTGGCAAATTATTTGTACGGCACACCACCGTACAGCAGCTGAAATCCGTGGAGTTGCTTTTCGATACGCCtagatttttttgtaaagattTCCAAAACAACCAACACAAGCTTTGACAGCTGGCCTTTTTCGCCCCGAATTTTCGCCTGACAGCAGGCTATATTATTGATGGAGTACTTTCACCGGGGCGAAACatccgaaacaaaacattacattTAAATACGAAAATATTCTTTTCAAACTACTTTTAAGTACCCATTACGGTCAGTTATGTAAGCATACACATTAAAAGCTGTTAGTAAATGCTTTGCAATTTGATAGTATGGTAAActagaataaacaaaacaacagaacaacACCCTACGTTTCTTGACAGCCGCTTATCAAAACACGGTGAGTTTCGAGATTCTCTACAGAATTGCTTGTTGATACAttgtgggggaaaaaaactgcACCATTTTGGCTGataacgaaaggaaaacattaaacCCAACTCACTAGCAGTTTAACTTGCCGTGTTTAAAGTGTACCCATCCGCCGTGTGTTGTATACGCTACGTGTAATGATTCATCAGTTTGCTTCCCTTTTGTTGATCGTCTTGGTGCTAAGCGTAGACCAAGCAGCGGCCGCCGGAATGGATTTCGGTGATGCCTCAGCTTTGGTTATTGGCATTTTGCTCGGCGTTATCGGCATACTGGCCTGTCTCGGCCATCACGCAAGGAAGCTACGGGCAAATCAGTTCTAACCATCCCGTCCAGTCACTTACTTTGTCACTTGAACGCACTCAAATCCCCCAACGTAATACATACATTCTAAATTCCGTCTGTTCATATCGTATCTATTCCGGAtctatttcattttcccaTTCCTCTTAGTGTTAAGTTAAGTGTAGGTAAGCATGAGCTACCTAAGATCTGTTCGAACGTTGGCACGTACGGCCACCTGTACACGGTATCCGCACGGATCGATGTACGGCATCGTCCACACGCAACGGAGACTCTTCTCGTACGAAGCCACCGTCAGTGGCATTTGGCAATCGTTATCACACAGTGCCCCGGTCGCTTACGTGCAGCACGGTATAATAAATCTGCACGACTTCACCGGACTACCCTGGTGGGCCACGATCATTCTCACCACGGTGGGTCTCCGTACGTTAGTCACGCTGCCGCTGGCGgtgtatcaaaacaaaatactgACCAGACTGGACCAGATTTCGCTCGAAATGCCTGAACTGATCAAAGAACTGAAAGCTGAAACGGCATACGCGATAAAAAAGTTCAACTGGACAGAAAAGGAAGCCCGCATCATGTACAACCGCTCGGTAAGCGCAAGCGATGTGTGCGCGATAAAGGAATGAATGACGAACAACCTTACTTGCGTGGTTTCATTTTAGCTGAAGAAACAATGGAATAATCTAATTGTGAGAGAAAATTGTCATCCTGCAAAGACGATGGTGCTGCTTTGGGGTCAGATACCGCTGTGGATTGTACAGTCGGTAGCGATACGGAACCTTGTCTCATTGATGCCCGATCCGACCGCGATCGAGGCACAGATCGCCTACACCGAGCTTACGGTTGGTGGCTTCGGATGGATACCGAACCTAATCGAGTTGGACCATTCGTTAATTTTCCCCGTAACATTAGGCATCATTAATCTCAGCATCATTGAGGTAAGACACAGTGCAAAAGCGTGAGGGAAGTCATGCTAGCCAAATAACCGATCATTCGTTTACCAACAGATACAGGCCGCGTCCCGTACGAAGCTACCCTCCAAATTGCAGACCATTTTTACCAACCTCTTCCGGGTGTTGAGCGTACTGATGGTACCGATAGCTGCATCCGTCCCATCGGTAAGATGAATAATTTCCTTTCAGTACGTGCGATATGATATCTCTTTACACCAccatctcttttttttttcgtcgctCCGCTCGACAGTGTCTCTGTTTGTACTGGGTAACATCGAGCGCGTACGGGTTGGGTCAGAATTTGCTACTTCTTTCACCACGCGTTCGTCGCGCTGTGGGAATACCGATCGTCCCATCGGAACTTACCCATCCTTACCAACATCTGGGCGACAAGTTTGCTGCTAAGCTTGGTGCACTAACAAATATCGGTTCTAGATCAAAAACGTAATCAAGATTAGAGGAGGGGTTTCGGATAATAAAGCATTAGTCAGACATTTTGTCCACACTGTTATTGTACACACATACCGCGTGTTGTACGGTAATGCACTACACTATCCTATTATTAAACAACAAGTTATTCAATATCACTAGCGGCTAATAAGAGCAggtgttttgttgaaaatgcaatgcaaaaggcGTTTAAGGTACATCATAACACACGGACGGGGGTATGTCGTGCTGTTCATGGGTCATATGTTGCTGTCATTGGTTATACTCGAATTTCGTCACGTTTGCATCGTctgcaaagagaaaaaaaggatcgaTAAATATTCCGTTTGCGAGTAAAAATCTTGTTGGAAGAATTTGGCTTACCTTACTTAAGTTACTTAAACACCGTACTGGTGGAGTGATTGATTAAGCTTTTGCTCGATCCATTCCCGATAGTGTGCCACCTTCAAGTAGACGCCCGGTTTATTCGCATATCCGCAGTGCTTTCCCCACGACACAATACCGGTTAATGTGTGTAGGCCTAGCAAGCATAAGAATCGAATGTTAAGTTCCTCGAGTAGATAATTCGTGACCGATTCACTTACCTTCGCCATTCGGACACACCAACGGACCACCGGAATCGCCATCACACGAATCAACACCGGGTTCGAGCGTACCAGCACAGAACATTCCGTCAATCAGCGAATCCCCGTATACTTCCGGCCTTCGGCATACACTGTCCGGGAGTAGTGGAACCGTACCCGCCCGAAGATCGTATGATGAATCTAGAAAGAGAGATAACGAAGAAGGTATTATAATTACTTAATTGTTAATTACTATTATTAAATGATTACTGTTTCCTGCCCGCTTACCTTTAGATCCCGCTTCGGTTGCACCCCACCCGGATATGGTGCAGTTCTTGCCCGGTTCGTACGCTGCATCCCGTGCCGGAAGACAAATCGGTTGCACGTAGTCGTTAAATCGGACCGGCGTCTTCAGTACCACCACCGCTATGTCATTGCTCATGTGATGACCCTCCCGGAAATGTTCGTGGATGTACGTGTTCTCGATGAAGATGTCCAGCTCGGCTTGATCGTACGCCGCCGTATGGTAGTCCCCAATGCGCACCCGATAAGTACTCTTCGGATAACCGATCAGACAATGGGCCGCTGTCAGGACGTGGTAGCGCGTTATCAGCACCGCACCGCACCAATGTAGCGCCTTCACGCGCAACGATGCCTGCCACGGATGATGGCCGTACACCGTTTCCGAACCGTGCACAACGCGCGCACCGTACGTCGGTTTGCGCAGTGTCGGGTCCACCATAACGCGCCCACACGTGTCCGGATGGATCTTGCGCGATCGTTCCACAAAATCGAACCGTGGGTTTGGACGGGTAGCTCTCAACCGGGCGGCCCGTGGTTTTGTCGGCACATACACCCCACACCGCACACCGACGTCCTCCGTGTGGCCACAGTTATGCTCACCCCATTGCCAGTGCACGCAGTCCTCGATCGATGACTCCGAACCATTGCACGCTACCTGATCGAGCCAGATTTGACCCGTGCCCGGTGGATAAACGCTCTTGCGCATTTCGGCCGTACCGTTGAACCCGAGCTGCCGACAGATGACACGTGCTTCGCGCACACCAAAATCGTCATCACAAACCGTACCCCAGGTACCGTGATAGTTGATCTCGACGCGACCTTCCCGGTCCGTTGGACCACCTACCAACCGGACGGCAAGCGGTGCCTTACAGTGGTCCGGTGATTCATCCGACCCATCCGCACAGTCACGCACATTATCGCACAGGAACTGTACCGGGATGCATTCCTCCGATGCGTGGCAGAGCCAGTAGTCCTGCGGACAAGACATGACGGGCGTTCGACACACGACACCAACCACCTCCTCGCGGTTGCAATCACTCACGCCCCACCCGTTGAAGGTGCAGTCACGCAGGGAACTTTCATTACCCTGGCAGCGGACGGCATCCATCATGAAAAACGGTCCCTGTTCCTGCTCATCCGGATCGGTGGCGTTCGGTGGGAAGTAAGAGTGTGGTTTGATCTCGATCGCACCACCGGCAAATCCTAGCTCGCGGCAAACGACATTAGCCGCTTCGATCGTAAACCCATCATCACACACGTACCCCCAACGGTCGTAGACCCGTACCTCAACGCTACCCTGCGCCTTCTTGGACAGCTTCAGCTCGTACCCGATGTGGTCGCACACCAGCTCATCGGCGCGGTTCCCACACCCGTCCCGTCCGTCGCAAACTTCTGCCTCATCAATGCAAACACCATTGCCGCAGACAAACTTACCGTAGCACGGATCTTGcgtcgtggtggtggtagttgtGGTAGTGATCGGTGGTACGGTCGTTTGCGTTGTCGTTGCATGCGGCACATTCATGGGCCGCCATGGATTGGGACGATTGTCGCCGAATCGACTCCGAATGGCCGGTGCTGGTTTCTCAGTGgtcgtcgtggtggtggttgttgtcgTCGTTGTCGGTCTACGATAGATGGGATAGACGACCGACTCGGGCGGTGAGGCATGCTGCCTGTTAAAGGTTCCTTCCGCCGGTTCGGTTATGTACGGTGGTGGCAATGGCCACGGTGCCAATGGGACCGGTTCCGATGCACCGTAAAAAAAGTCATTCACCTCACTCGCTGTTGGCAGAACGTAGGGAGCGGCGGAAGAGCCCCGATCGTTGGCGTTGCGGgacggtggtgatggtggtagtCCAATCACCTGCACCACCGGCGGTGGCtcagtcgtcgtcgtcgttgtggTCATCATGGTGCTGAGCTTTGTCGCATTCAGTGCGACCGTTTGCTTGTGTTCCTTCATGTACGGCGTTAGCATTAGTTTGAGCGCATCCAGATGCTGCTGGACGTCGATATCTTCCTTCCGTACCGTCGGATAAGGTGTTCCGGCCGGGCGGGCCGTCGTCGTTGGCGCACGGGTAGTTGTTTGCGCTGTTGGAATTGCAACGTAAACGGGTCGCTGTACACTTTGCACCAGTTCCGCATCTCGGTGAAGTGATTCCGGTTGCTTGGTCGGAGGCCTTACGTAGATCGGGTAAGGTTTTTCGGTTGCACCTTGATTCCGTGAAGCTTTCGGTTGTCGACGATCTACCTCTGGTGCTCCAAAGTTAGAGCGCAGGTCAAACCCGTCGTACACGGCATCCAGATCGGCATCTAACTCATCACCGTTTGTTTCCGTTTGAACCGAATTGAATTCCTCCACGTCCGGATGGATCGGTTGCTGACCGTTGGGCGATTGTTGGCTCGAAGGaccctgttgttgttgttgttgtgtgggaATGGTGGGACGAACCTGTGGACTAACAATTGCCGGAACGGGCTTTGAACCAGCGGGAGTGTGCGTTGGATAGTAAGGTGTCTTAGGAGCAACAGGTACCGTTGGACGATCGTAATCTACGATTAAATTTTCCGACTTGTCACAATCCACGTTGTGCAGATGGTCACAGGTTAGGATGCGTGGATTGAACGCAGTGCCTGGACCACAATCCTGCACAAACCGAGCGCCATTGTTGCAGTTCAGGAACTTCCGACAGTCGGTTGGATGCGGCCGCAGCCCAATCACACCCGGTGGACAGGTAAGCTCTTCCTGCTGCCGTTGTGGTTGTGGCTGGTGCTGCGATTGTTGTGGCCTCTGCTCGGTATAAGCTCCCGATTTCGGTGGAGCGCGTTGTGCCGGTTCAACGACACTGTTTAGAGATGGCACTGGCAAACACGATACCTTGGACGGATGGTCACACTCGCGCGTGTCCGGATTAAAAAGCGTACCAGGCGCACAGTTCAAGATGAAACCGCGTCCCTTCCAGCAGCTCAAAAACTGACGGCAATCCATCACGTACGGGAAATGGCCTGTCCTACCTTCGGGACATTCCAAACCGTTGAAGTCTTTCAGCAGCGCGAGTACCGGTTGGCGTGCAACCTTTGTCGGAGCAGTTTCACCGATCAATCGATCTTCCTCGCCGTAGGAAAAGCGGGGAACCATCGGGATCAGCGTGTAAGGTTGCGAGCGGCCGTACGCAGGAGATCGCTGGGTGTCGGTTGGGTACGGTGCGAGAGGAACACCAGGCTGATACTGCGGACCGGATGGACCTGAGCTGTGTTGCTGAGTGCCGATCAGGGACGGATGTTGCTTTTGTGGCTGCTCGTACTGGTAGTGGTCCGTTTGAACGTATTGCTGTGGCGGTGCTTCTTGAGCTCGGTGGTGATGGACCTGGCTGTAGGCACCGTGCATCTCCGGCATCATGTGCACGTGATGTCTGCTGTTTGGCGCTGTTCTAGGATCGTAAATCTGCGGGTATATCATGGTTGGGAGACAGAGGGAAATAGTCACATTGATGAAGCAGAGTTGTTGTTCGGAAACGCTTATCAATCGAACGATCTCATTGCGGCTTGATTGATAGGACCAAGCGCTGCTAGGAGAGGCACAGAAAGAGAGATACACACACTCGCTCTGTACAACAGTGATGGAAGTGATCTCCCGCAATAGAGCACATGATCAGTAAGAAATTAAATAGAAATTAGAGTTAGCTCGCCCTTTCGCTTATGAAGGAACTTCATTGCTTCCCCTAAACTGTGCCCTATAACATACATTTGGAAACGAAATTAACAGACTACCTCCAATATGATCGTGTAAGATTCGCCATACTAAAACACATTAGCAAATATGTAATAAGCATCGGAATTCATGCTTTACATTACGATCAGTTCGCTACAACCAACTGACCAGTTGATGGAGACGTAATGAAATTGTGTTTTCCATTAAACAGAGCAACACTCATCTTTCATTTTGCGCATCAGAGTTTGCGTTGCTGGCGCTTGAAAGCATCGTAACGCTTGATAAGACGCCCTGGGCACGTTGTTCTTGGAATGGCGGCAAACAAGAAGGGACCACCTTGGGATGCCATCTTCCATCTTCGTTTCACACATGCTGAGAGCAGCCCGGAACAAGATGACATTGTCTTTGCAAACGCAACAACGTTCGCTATCTTGAAACCGGAAGAATTAGGATCGAGGTTATTATGAGACATTGCTTCAGAtgtggttgctttttttttcgcgtttgATTCGCAGAGAACATGAAAACCAAGACTCGAGATAATTAGGACACTTCTGCTATGAGGACATGAATGCAAAATGGTGAGCTACGGTGAGCTAGCTTGTTAAGCTTGTTAATTGCAATATAATTGATTAAAAGTAATGATTTATTCAAACATTACACTAAACCAGTTGAAAGttcataatttttaaaatggcAGTCACAATACAGGTCAATGTCAAACTGTTGGCTCCTCTCCGGCGATGTGCCATTTCCATCCAGCTGATCATCGCGATCAACGCTTCTACGGGAGCGGTACACATTACAAACATGATAGCAGCAGTCAACAAAAACATCCTTTCCAATCACATGGCGGTTAACCCCAATTCTCATGGGGTTAGGAGAAGCAACAACATTCGCCACGGGAACTTCAGCTATAAAGCGAAGCAAATCCCCTAGCAGCTAACAATAGCACTGTTCTGATAAGCCTTGCTATGGCGGACATTCTGGAACACCAATGCGATCTCTTCCGCAGGCCAATGGGATGTACGAATTAATAATGTTTCGATCACTTACACCAAGAACCACATTGCAGCATCCTCCGATCAGCAGTATCAGTGCCAACAGCACTATCTTCGGTCGGTTCCAAATGCGTTGCCGCATTATTGCCGCACGTTGCTTCACTGATCTCCACCAAAAGTTCGCTACGTTTGGGATCTCTGCTTATCGTTTAATCTCTTGCCAATGTTTTGcctaaacaaacacacacacacactgacgcACGATACTCAAACACAAGCGGGAGAGGATTAACTGATTGTGAACAGTTAACAAACAATGCGAAATTCCACC
Protein-coding sequences here:
- the LOC128303464 gene encoding tax1-binding protein 3 homolog, translating into MAKKAFQHQAGTAMECLSIPITLHKEKDIDEEGREVLKCGFKIGGGIDQDFRKSPQGYTDYGIYVTEVHEGSPAAKSGLRMHDKILQCNGYDFTMVTHKKAVSYIRKNPVLNLLVARKGVTST
- the LOC128301384 gene encoding cytochrome c oxidase assembly protein COX18, mitochondrial; this translates as MSYLRSVRTLARTATCTRYPHGSMYGIVHTQRRLFSYEATVSGIWQSLSHSAPVAYVQHGIINLHDFTGLPWWATIILTTVGLRTLVTLPLAVYQNKILTRLDQISLEMPELIKELKAETAYAIKKFNWTEKEARIMYNRSLKKQWNNLIVRENCHPAKTMVLLWGQIPLWIVQSVAIRNLVSLMPDPTAIEAQIAYTELTVGGFGWIPNLIELDHSLIFPVTLGIINLSIIEIQAASRTKLPSKLQTIFTNLFRVLSVLMVPIAASVPSCLCLYWVTSSAYGLGQNLLLLSPRVRRAVGIPIVPSELTHPYQHLGDKFAAKLGALTNIGSRSKT
- the LOC128301383 gene encoding uncharacterized protein LOC128301383, with the translated sequence MRQRIWNRPKIVLLALILLIGGCCNVVLGIYDPRTAPNSRHHVHMMPEMHGAYSQVHHHRAQEAPPQQYVQTDHYQYEQPQKQHPSLIGTQQHSSGPSGPQYQPGVPLAPYPTDTQRSPAYGRSQPYTLIPMVPRFSYGEEDRLIGETAPTKVARQPVLALLKDFNGLECPEGRTGHFPYVMDCRQFLSCWKGRGFILNCAPGTLFNPDTRECDHPSKVSCLPVPSLNSVVEPAQRAPPKSGAYTEQRPQQSQHQPQPQRQQEELTCPPGVIGLRPHPTDCRKFLNCNNGARFVQDCGPGTAFNPRILTCDHLHNVDCDKSENLIVDYDRPTVPVAPKTPYYPTHTPAGSKPVPAIVSPQVRPTIPTQQQQQQGPSSQQSPNGQQPIHPDVEEFNSVQTETNGDELDADLDAVYDGFDLRSNFGAPEVDRRQPKASRNQGATEKPYPIYVRPPTKQPESLHRDAELVQSVQRPVYVAIPTAQTTTRAPTTTARPAGTPYPTVRKEDIDVQQHLDALKLMLTPYMKEHKQTVALNATKLSTMMTTTTTTTEPPPVVQVIGLPPSPPSRNANDRGSSAAPYVLPTASEVNDFFYGASEPVPLAPWPLPPPYITEPAEGTFNRQHASPPESVVYPIYRRPTTTTTTTTTTTTEKPAPAIRSRFGDNRPNPWRPMNVPHATTTQTTVPPITTTTTTTTTQDPCYGKFVCGNGVCIDEAEVCDGRDGCGNRADELVCDHIGYELKLSKKAQGSVEVRVYDRWGYVCDDGFTIEAANVVCRELGFAGGAIEIKPHSYFPPNATDPDEQEQGPFFMMDAVRCQGNESSLRDCTFNGWGVSDCNREEVVGVVCRTPVMSCPQDYWLCHASEECIPVQFLCDNVRDCADGSDESPDHCKAPLAVRLVGGPTDREGRVEINYHGTWGTVCDDDFGVREARVICRQLGFNGTAEMRKSVYPPGTGQIWLDQVACNGSESSIEDCVHWQWGEHNCGHTEDVGVRCGVYVPTKPRAARLRATRPNPRFDFVERSRKIHPDTCGRVMVDPTLRKPTYGARVVHGSETVYGHHPWQASLRVKALHWCGAVLITRYHVLTAAHCLIGYPKSTYRVRIGDYHTAAYDQAELDIFIENTYIHEHFREGHHMSNDIAVVVLKTPVRFNDYVQPICLPARDAAYEPGKNCTISGWGATEAGSKDSSYDLRAGTVPLLPDSVCRRPEVYGDSLIDGMFCAGTLEPGVDSCDGDSGGPLVCPNGEGLHTLTGIVSWGKHCGYANKPGVYLKVAHYREWIEQKLNQSLHQYGV